In Oryza glaberrima chromosome 8, OglaRS2, whole genome shotgun sequence, the following are encoded in one genomic region:
- the LOC127782542 gene encoding pectinesterase/pectinesterase inhibitor PPE8B-like, giving the protein MASTCSSSIPQLILLLSLTVFLLANAHPMAPPSPPRKAAAPPTAAKGVTGISPVLVSTLRETLDAIKNVASIISSFPIGGILGGGDLRLSSAIADCLDLLDLSSDELSWSMSTTSSSSYQPTNAGAATSSHVGTGDARSDLRSWLGGALGNQDTCKEGLDDTGSVLGSLVGTALQTVTSLLTDGLGQVAAGEASIAWSSSRRGLAEGGGAPHWLGARERRLLQMPVGPGGMPVDAVVAKDGSGNYTTVSAAVDAAPTESASRYVIYVKKGVYKETVDIKKKKWNLMLVGDGMGVTVISGHRNYVDGYTTFRSATVAVNGKGFMARDVTFENTAGPSKHQAVALRCDSDLSVFYRCGFEGYQDTLYAHSLRQFYRDCRVSGTVDFVFGNAAAVFQNCTLAARLPLPDQKNSVTAQGRLDGNMTTGFAFQFCNVTADDDLQRALAGGGNQSSAAAAAAATQTYLGRPWKQYSRVVFMQSYIGAVVRPEGWLAWDGQFALDTLYYGEYMNTGPGAGVGGRVKWPGFHVMTSPAQAGNFTVAQFIEGNMWLPPTGVKYTAGLTS; this is encoded by the exons ATGGCGTCGACGTGTTCGAGCTCGATACCCcagctcatcctcctcctctccctgaccgtcttcctcctcgccaaTGCGCATCCCATGgccccgccatcgccgccgcggaagGCGGCCGCGcctccgacggcggcgaagggggtGACCGGCATTTCGCCGGTGCTCGTCTCCACGCTGCGCGAGACGCTGGACGCGATCAAGAACGTCGCGTCCATCATCTCGTCGTTCCCCATCGGCGGCATCCTCGGTGGCGGCGAcctccgcctctcctccgccatcgccgactGCCTCGACCTGCTCGACCTGTCCTCCGACGAGCTGTCCTGGTCGATGTccaccacgtcgtcgtcgtcctacCAGCCCAccaacgccggcgccgccacgtcgTCCCACGTCGGCACCGGTGACGCTCGCTCCGACCTCCGGTCGTGGCTGGGCGGCGCGCTGGGCAACCAGGACACCTGCAAGGAGGGCCTCGACGACACCGGCTCCGTGCTCGGCTCGCTCGTCGGCACCGCCCTCCAGACCGTCACGTCGCTCCTCACCGACGGCCTCGGCcaggtggccgccggcgaggcctcGATCGCGTGGTCGTCGTcccgccgcggcctcgccgagggcggcggcgccccgcaCTGGCTGGGAGCCCGGGAACGCCGGCTGCTGCAGATGCCGGTGGGCCCCGGTGGCATGCCGGTGGACGCCGTGGTCGCCAAGGACGGGAGCGGCAACTACACGACGGTGAGCGCGGCCGTGGACGCGGCGCCGACGGAGAGCGCGAGCCGGTACGTGATCTACGTGAAGAAGGGCGTGTACAAGGAGACGGTGGacatcaagaagaagaagtggaACCTGATGCTGGTCGGCGACGGCATGGGCGTGACCGTCATCTCCGGCCACCGGAACTACGTCGACGGCTACACCACCTTCCGCAGCGCCACCGTCG CTGTGAACGGGAAGGGGTTCATGGCGCGGGACGTGACGTTCGAGAACACGGCGGGGCCGTCGAAGCACCAGGCGGTGGCGCTCCGGTGCGACTCCGACCTCTCCGTCTTCTACCGCTGCGGCTTCGAGGGCTACCAGGACACGCTGTACGCGCACTCGCTCCGCCAGTTCTACCGCGACTGCCGCGTCTCCGGCACCGTCGACTTCGTCTtcggcaacgccgccgccgtgttccAGAACTGCAccctcgccgcgcgcctcccGCTCCCCGACCAGAAGAACTCCGTCACCGCGCAGGGCCGCCTCGACGGCAACATGACCACCGGCTTCGCCTTCCAGTTCTGCAAcgtcaccgccgacgacgacctccagcgcgcgctcgccggcggcggcaaccagagctccgccgcggcggcggcggcggcgacgcagacgTACCTCGGCCGGCCGTGGAAGCAGTACTCCAGGGTGGTGTTCATGCAGTCGTACATCGGCGCCGTGGTGCGCCCCGAGGGGTGGCTCGCGTGGGACGGCCAGTTCGCGCTCGACACGCTCTACTACGGCGAGTACATGAACACCGggcccggcgccggcgtcggcggcagggTCAAGTGGCCGGGGTTCCACGTCATGACGAGCCCCGCCCAGGCCGGCAACTTCACCGTCGCTCAGTTCATCGAGGGCAACATGTGGCTGCCGCCAACCGGCGTCAAGTACACCGCCGGCCTCACGTCTtga
- the LOC127782541 gene encoding putative pectinesterase/pectinesterase inhibitor 45: MSTTFSDFDPITERRHVERQRQERRRVMVAAGAASVILIIIVMGGAAVAYNASFGDGGSSSSSGSASGGGAQPSLHGVSKIIKAMCAQTDYKDACEKSLAKAAANISASSSSSPKDVVRVSVAVIGDAIEKAFDKSSAIVSDDPRVKAAVADCKEIYENAKDDLDRTLAGIDAGGVDGLTKGGYQLRVWLSAVIAHQETCIDGFPDGDLKDKMRDAMESGKELTSNALALIGKASSFLAALHLPASSAASHRRLLSFAFDEDVTKQPEVSRSSGNSLRRLLSFAFDENAPKQPKGNDDDVLVWVNRQERRLLKAKFQNKLKPHVVVAKDGSGKFKTINDALAAMPKKYTGRYVIYVKEGVYEEYVTITKKMANVTMYGDGSKKTIITGNRNFVDGLTTYKTATFNAQGDGFMGVALGFRNTAGAAKHQAVALLVQSDKSIFLNCRMEGHQDTLYAHSKAQFYRNCVISGTVDFIFGDAAAVFQNCVLVLRRPLDNQQNIATAQGRADRREATGFVLQHCRFAAESALGDASRPAVRSYLARPWREYSRTLIMNSDIPAFVDKAGYLPWSGDFGLKTLWYAEYGNKGAGAATAGRVSWPGYKKVISKKEATKFTVQNFLHAEPWIKPTGTPVKYGMWA; this comes from the exons ATGTCGACGACCTTCTCGGACTTCGATCCGATCACTGAGCGCCGCCATGTCGAGAGGCAGAGGCAAGAGCGCAGGCGCGTCATGGTTGCAGCCGGCGCCGCGTCGGTCATTCTTATCATCATCGTcatgggcggcgcggccgtcgcCTACAACGCGAGCTTCGGTGATGGtggctcctcttcctcctccggttCAGCGTCAGGTGGCGGCGCGCAGCCCAGCCTGCACGGCGTGTCCAAGATCATCAAGGCGATGTGCGCGCAGACGGACTACAAGGATGCCTGCGAGAAGAGCCTCGCCAAGGCCGCCGCGAACATcagcgcgtcgtcgtcgtcgtcgcccaaGGACGTCGTGCGCGTCTCCGTGGCCGTGATCGGCGACGCCATCGAGAAGGCGTTCGACAAGTCGAGCGCGATCGTCAGCGACGACCCGCGGGTCAAGGCCGCCGTCGCGGATTGCAAGGAGATCTACGAGAACGCGAAGGACGACCTCGACCGCACGCTCGCAGGcatcgacgccggcggcgtggacggGCTCACCAAGGGCGGGTACCAGCTCCGCGTGTGGCTGAGCGCGGTGATCGCGCACCAGGAGACGTGCATCGACGGCTTCCCCGACGGCGACCTCAAGGACAAGATGAGGGACGCCATGGAGTCCGGCAAGGAGCTGACGAGCAACGCGCTGGCCCTCATCGGGAAGGCGTCCTCgttcctcgccgcgctccaccTCCCAGCGTCTTCGGCGGCCAGCCACCGGCGGCTTCTCAGCTTCGCCTTCGATGAGGACGTCACAAAGCAGCCCGAAGTGAGCCGTTCGTCCGGGAACAGCCTCCGGCGACTTCTCAGCTTCGCCTTCGACGAGAACGCCCCAAAGCAGCCCAaagggaacgacgacgacgtcctggTCTGGGTGAACCGGCAGGAGAGGAGGTTGCTCAAGGCCAAGTTCCAGAACAAGCTCAAGCCCCACGTCGTCGTGGCCAAGGACGGCAGCGGCAAGTTCAAGACCATCAacgacgcgctcgccgccatGCCCAAGAAGTACACCGGAAG GTACGTAATCTACGTGAAGGAAGGGGTGTACGAGGAGTACGTGACGATCACCAAGAAGATGGCGAACGTGACCATGTACGGCGACGGCTCCAAGAAGACCATCATCACCGGCAACCGGAACTTCGTCGACGGCCTCACCACCTACAAGACGGCGACCTTCA ACGCGCAGGGCGACGGGTTCATGGGCGTCGCGCTGGGTTTCCGGAACACGGCCGGCGCGGCGAAGCAccaggcggtggcgctgctggTGCAGTCGGACAAGTCCATCTTCCTCAACTGCCGCATGGAGGGGCACCAGGACACGCTCTACGCGCACTCCAAGGCGCAGTTCTACCGCAACTGCGTCATCTCCGGCACCGTTGACTTCATCttcggcgacgccgcggcggtgtTCCAGAACTGCGTCCTCGtgctccgccgcccgctcgACAACCAGCAGAACATCGCCACGGCGCAGGGCCGCGCCGACCGCCGCGAGGCCACCGGCTTCGTGCTCCAGCACTGCCGCTTCGCCGCCGAGTCGGCGCTCGGCGACGCCTCCCGCCCCGCCGTCCGCAGCTACCTCGCACGCCCGTGGCGCGAGTACTCGCGCACGCTCATCATGAACTCCGACATCCCCGCCTTCGTCGACAAGGCCGGCTACCTCCCGTGGAGCGGCGACTTCGGGCTCAAGACGCTCTGGTACGCGGAGTACGGGAAcaagggcgccggcgccgccaccgccggccgcgtcaGCTGGCCGGGGTACAAGAAGGTGATCAGCAAGAAGGAGGCCACCAAGTTCACCGTGCAGAACTTCTTGCACGCCGAGCCATGGATCAAGCCGACCGGCACGCCGGTGAAGTACGGTATGTGGGCGTGA